The following is a genomic window from Candidatus Rokuibacteriota bacterium.
ATGAAGCGCCAGCCTGCGCGCTCCGCAGCGCCGCGGTCGTCGCTCGCGCCGGAGATGCCGAGGATGTTGCCGACCATCACGTAGTCTTGCCCCGGAATGTGCTGCCGCAGCTGGCGCAAAAAGTCGTGCTTCTCGATGCCGCATGGCCCCACGAACGAGCAGATGTGGTGCCAGCCCGGATAGTGCAGCGTCACCATCGCCCAATTCCCACAGAGGCCGACGATATGGCCGTCCTCGCGCAACTTGGCGAGATCGACCAGCTTCACAGGCCCCTTGCTGACCTCCAGGGTCTCATCCACGTCGAACGCGTACACGACCATAGCGGTTTCCTTTTCTGGCTTGTGTCGCGGCACCGTCTGCAAGAAAATGAAGCCCGACTCTTGCGCTTCCCCTTCATCGAGGAGAACCCCATGGCAGAGTATATTCCCAGCCCCAGGGATTGGGTGCGTGAACAGGTCGAACTCTACGAGGGCAGTGGCGGGACCAAAGGCACCACGCTTCGCGACACCGGGTTGCCGGTGATCATCGTGACCAACACCGGCAATAAGACCGGCGCGATCCGTAAGACCCCGCTCATGCGCGTCAAGGACGGCGCCAACTATGTCCTTGTCGGGTCGCAGGGCGGGGCACCGACGCACCCGGTCTGGGTGCACAACCTGCGCGTGAACCCGGCCGTCGAGCTTCGCGACCATACGGTGGTGCAGGCGATGCGGGTGCGCGAGGTCGAGAACGAAGCCGAGCGGGCCCGGCTCTGGGCTCTTGCCGTCGCGGCGTTTCCGCCGTACGCGGAATACCAAGCAAAGACCACCCGGAAGATCCCGGTCTTCGTCGCAGAGCCGAACCGCTAGCTTGGCGCGCGGGCCCGCCGGCTTCACCGAGCGCTTCGCCAAGGTTAACGGGGTGCGGCTTCGCTATCTCATCGGCGGGCAGGGCAGCCCGGTGGTCCTGCTGCACGAATATGCCGAGACCGGCCACATGTGGCGCCCGATCATGCCGTTGCTCGCGCAGCGTCACACCGTCATCGTGCCCGACCTGCGCGGCGCCGGGGGATCGGCCAAGCCGGCAACCGGCTACGACAAGAAGACCATGGCGGTGGACATCCACGAGCTGACCTCCTCGCTGAAGCTCGATCGCGTCAGCATCGTCGGCCACGACATCGGGCTGATGGTGGCCTACGCTTACGCTG
Proteins encoded in this region:
- a CDS encoding HAD family hydrolase — protein: MVVYAFDVDETLEVSKGPVKLVDLAKLREDGHIVGLCGNWAMVTLHYPGWHHICSFVGPCGIEKHDFLRQLRQHIPGQDYVMVGNILGISGASDDRGAAERAGWRFIKESEFAKGVR
- a CDS encoding nitroreductase family deazaflavin-dependent oxidoreductase, with amino-acid sequence MAEYIPSPRDWVREQVELYEGSGGTKGTTLRDTGLPVIIVTNTGNKTGAIRKTPLMRVKDGANYVLVGSQGGAPTHPVWVHNLRVNPAVELRDHTVVQAMRVREVENEAERARLWALAVAAFPPYAEYQAKTTRKIPVFVAEPNR